The following DNA comes from Naumovozyma castellii chromosome 4, complete genome.
CTTCCATATTAAATTCAGGTTCACCCAAGGTAAAATTCTCTAAATCGTCGGCATCATTTATTGGAGGAATATCATCTCCTCCATTGACTTTTCTCAAATAttcctcatcttcttcatcgacATGATAATACTCTCCATTAGGATCTACAGCCCCTTGATAAGGAGTCTTTGGCTCATCAATATGAATATCAGCAAATTGTTGCTTCGTAATTTCATTCTCActcaaatttttttgattccattgtaatctttcctcttcttcatgtTTCAAAGTCAACGTATCCTTTGGAGGACCTCCATGGAGAGCACtaaattgttgttgttgtagttTCTTATTCGCCTCGTTAGTTAGTTTAGCATTCAACTGAGTATTCTTAAGAACCTGTTTTCTAAATTCACTCAGAGAAGACTCCGTTTCATCTTTCGTTATTTGGTCTCTTGGTAATGGATTCTTTAATATACCTCCCATTCTTTAGTATAATGCTATGTATAAGTGCAATGTTTCGTTTGTTAGTCTATCTCTCTGATGGTGTGTATTATTAGTTCTCACTGTACATTCGGTGGTCAAAATCCCTTTTTTACTTCATGTCAAAAGATCTGGtgagaaacaaaaaaatcTAACCGGgtaaaatttggaaaatatatattgaaGCTACACACGCAACCtatattcattaaaggATTTTACAAGAAAGAGGATtctatttttctttaagCTTGGGGCAATGATTGttcaattaaaataatCTTAACTACATTTGAATTACTCAAGTTagaataaagaatatataaaaaaataatgaaggatGCGAGGTTCGAACTCGCGCGGACAACCGTCCAACAGATCTTAAGTCTGCCGCCTTAGACCACTCGGCCAACCTTCCATACTAATTTGGTTTTTTCTAAAAATAGGTTTGTTCATATCCTAATGCCAAATCATGTGACCATATGCCACACTATTCACTTCCATTATGGGAAGGTTAGCTACTTTACTTCGTAAACAAACCATCTAAGCGATTGGTATCTTAAGTACTTTTTTTTAATGGATTGGAATTTTGAGTGTAAATTGTTTTAAGGCCCCAgtttatttcaaagaagttgAGTTAGTCTTCGCATTTTTTCTTGCACATGTCTCTTCTTCCGCAAATCCACAAATGGATAAGTTACTTTATATCTTTCATTCTCTtttttaagaagaaaacattTAAAACGCTTGCTTGAATATTTTCCGAagattttaattcattgaaCTTCCATTGTGAAGCATTAAAAGATAGGGCTACTAGGAAAATATTTGTCTATGTATGTTAATATATACATACTAGATGATGCGTGTTACTTGGTACtgaattattttatattacTCTAAGttaatttttgtttcttgatcataaatattttgctaCATTATCACCCTCGTACATTGTGAATGGAATATCTTCACCCACAATAGCAATGGATAAATTATCAGTACTTAGAGTTTCGTCCTTCAATGATTGTTTCAATGCCTCCACACCAGTCTTAATTAGCTCTTCAGCATCctcaatttcaacaaatttgTCTAACACTCTTTCTAAATATGTCTTAGCACCTTGCGACCTCGCACCAATGGCTGACCCATATAATTCTAAAGTATTACCAGAAGGTTGAAACTCCAAAAGATGTGGTCCACTCTTATCATATCCAACAATTAATAGACCCACCCCATAAGGTCTCCCCCCATATGACTGAGTATTCTTCTGAGCCTTATCACATAGCAAATGACCTGCCTTCTCCACGGATAGTTTCCTATTAAAAACCATATCTGAATAATTACATTGTTGTCTCAAGTAATTACTCAACACTCTTGCATCAGGTGCCAACCCAGCTAATGCTAGTCCCAAATGTTCATCacatttgataattttcttctgGAAAGATGATAGTTCATCCGCATTTCTCTTCAATGCCACAAGTACGGCATATTTTGATGAACGTAACCCAACGGTTACACTCCCCTGTTTGATGGCCTCGAGCGCATACTCTACTTGGAATAGTCTCCCAGTTGGAGAAAATGTCACTGTGTCCCCGTCATAATTATTTCTGAACATTGTGTAATTGGTATCTAGTTGAT
Coding sequences within:
- the GLC8 gene encoding PP1-complex regulatory subunit GLC8 (ancestral locus Anc_5.6) yields the protein MGGILKNPLPRDQITKDETESSLSEFRKQVLKNTQLNAKLTNEANKKLQQQQFSALHGGPPKDTLTLKHEEEERLQWNQKNLSENEITKQQFADIHIDEPKTPYQGAVDPNGEYYHVDEEDEEYLRKVNGGDDIPPINDADDLENFTLGEPEFNMEETDNKDQSNTIEKNVSIVENNDENSDEEAAKHRRFEEMRKKHYDLKEVFKNRRIHEKDPVDEDDSDNNN
- the PRE5 gene encoding proteasome core particle subunit alpha 6 (ancestral locus Anc_5.1) codes for the protein MFRNNYDGDTVTFSPTGRLFQVEYALEAIKQGSVTVGLRSSKYAVLVALKRNADELSSFQKKIIKCDEHLGLALAGLAPDARVLSNYLRQQCNYSDMVFNRKLSVEKAGHLLCDKAQKNTQSYGGRPYGVGLLIVGYDKSGPHLLEFQPSGNTLELYGSAIGARSQGAKTYLERVLDKFVEIEDAEELIKTGVEALKQSLKDETLSTDNLSIAIVGEDIPFTMYEGDNVAKYL